DNA from Solanum stenotomum isolate F172 chromosome 3, ASM1918654v1, whole genome shotgun sequence:
TTTGCATACAAATCCTaactttcattcattatcatCTTAGATGCAAAAATTAGAGGATAATGTAATTGAGCTTTGCTGATGATTTATCAATATTCAGCAGAGGAgatataaaattagtaaagtGTTTATATCAGTGTTCTATAGAGTTTTCTAAAGCTTTAGGTCTGAttgtaaatataaataagagCGGTGTCTATTTTGGTGAAGTTAAGCAACAATTACAAGtggaaatattgaaataatttcAATTTGTCAAAGAAATATTTCCTTTCAAATAACTTGGTACCTtgagtattaaaaaaatatccatAGTCCAATGCGAATCATTACTGGAGAAGATGCTATGTAAGATTACAAGCAGGATCACTAAATTTTTAGCATGTGCTGATAAAGCTCAGCTCATCAAAAGTGTACTGTATGCTATTCAAATGTTTTGGTCCCAAATATTTGTGCTTTCTAAGAAGATTATTCAAACAATGGAGGCTTCGTGTAAAAGATTTTATAGATCGACAATATTGAAATTTCAAGATAGACTTTGATTACATGAGACAAGCTGTGTTTCCCTAAAGGAAATGGAGAACTACATTTTCTTGACATATATACATGGAACAAGACTGCAATTGAAAAGTTGTTGTGAAATCTGTACTAGAAAAAAGACAAGTTATGGTTGCTTGGATACATAACTATTATGGATAGAATAATGTGTAGACAATACAAGCAAAACAAGCTCCTTTGATGGTTCAAAGAATTCTAAAAGATACTCCACATTTATAAGAGGTTGGCTATGCTAAGGCATGGAAAAGTATTTCATTGACAAAATATATATGCAGATGAAGGGTACAATGAAAAAGGTAAAGTGGAGATAACTAGATTGGATAAATATGAGAACTCCTAAATGAATGTTCATTTTGTACCTAGTAGTAAATAGAAAGCTTGTGATTAAAAATAGATTGGCTAAATAGAATGTGATACAAACATACAATCCCTTATATGCCCTTTATATCAACAGATGAATGAGGATCTCAACTACCTAGTTTTCAATATTCGTATACTGCAAAAATGGAGTAAAATATTAACTTGGCAAAGAATAAGCAGAGGCACAATGAACTGGACTTTGGACAATCAAATATATGAAGGTTAAAGATAGCACAATACTCGTATATAAATTGTCAATGGCTAGTTCACTATATTACCAAAGGTTAGAGCATAACAACAGAGTATTCACACAAAAGAAGCAACTATCAAGTTCAATCATTAGGCATATCATTCAAGATATGCATGGAAGAAGCAATACATATCCTAGATTAGAGGTGtaaaaaatgagttcaattatAGATAACCCGCCTAGCTACTAGATTTTATGATTTGAATATGTATTTGTAAAAAGCTAGCTAATTAGATATGAATATTAAGCTAAAGCAAGGATGAAACTTATGTCCATACCtacaattttttcttgatttgtaaCGTTCActtgtaaataaaatttcaattaccaaaaaaaaatcattcgtagttataaatgtggaaaattgTGATTCTAGTCCTATAGGTAAAAAGCACTCCATCTATcccatattaagtgaatttatGAAGTAGTGTACACctattatgaaaaatatttatgaacataatttataccatatttttcattttatccttttgtaaaatcataaatataactttttaagTAGTGTAATTTATCTTctagaaaatgtaaaacttCATTAAAGgaaaggagaaacatagaaaaaaattcaaatatttatcttgaactttgaataattcaatcattttgaacaataaaaaaaacatcaataaTTCACATAATACGAAATAAAGGGAGTAGAAATTTTTGGGAGATTTTGGAGGCAACCTTCATGATTTTGGTTCAAGGTAAATTCTTACATCGctatttcttcatttaattCCTATCTCAAATTTAGGTTAATTCTATTTCGATTCTTTCTCAAAGAGGTGCTTCAATTGTATCTCCGAGGCACAACTGGACATAGATATCATGAACATGAAGTGCAGGATATCATGCTGAAAAAGAGCATGTAAATCGAGGATTTCGATCCCAAACTTATGACATCATATATTTGATGATTTGAAGGTCGATTCAATTCAACTCTACTTTCGACGAAATTTTGGATTTTCCCTCTGTGCAATTACCAACTTGGGATACTTCAATTGTTATGTTCGTGCGTTTTCTATTCACGAGACACTTTACCACACTACAAAATCTTCATCTACGTCTGTACCAAAACATTCTGTATCCACCCTGACATGTAATAAATAGTCCTATTGGAAAACTAAACACCATTGGTCTCATTGCATGTAGCCACTAGGATTTGAAGTTGGGGACAAGGAGGTTTAGGAGAGAGTAGCTTAAGAGTGACCAAACCACATTATACACCCATCAAACTAAAAACACACCTTTTCTTTCCCCAGTAAAATCAGAGGACATAATTCAAAGAGAATATAACCATCTACACCAAATATCTATTTTGTTTGTCTTTTCCTTTTGCTGCCCAAAATGCAAGCACCTGAGCAAGCCAGCAACAGAAAAAACTTCTCTATCCCCACAGACCTAAAATATCATTCACAGAGCTGAAATTTATGTCAGCTCATGACTTAAATGGTACAAGAAATTTGAATTATAACATCCTTTGCCCTCCCAAAGGAAACCAAAGAGAGTAAAACAAGGAGATGCCTCTTTCACAAAGCGAGCCCATGCTTCTCTCAGGAAGGCCAGCAATCCAGCTTAAAATCCACTAGTATGGTCTGTAGCGGATGGGGCGTCTGAACCTTGGAACCCTTCTGCAAATAAGATGACAACAGGACAATTGTTAACTAAAGTTTGATGTAATCATCAAGCAGGCATCAGTTGAAACTTGATAAGACAAAACATCAGAATGATAGTGAACATAAAACAAACGAGTAAAAATTACATAACTGTTATATTATAGCTTATAAAAATGAAGAGTCAAGGAGGACATATTGAGAGCATGCTAATTAGGAACACTGTAATCCAGATAAACAAATATCTGAAAATTTACGGAAGTTCAGCCCTCTGTTCTGAAGGGCATAAAGCATTCAAACCAATTTCAGTTCTCTTTGATATTAAAAAGATTAGTACCAGCCTATCAGGAATACTTACAGGATAATAGGAAATAAATTCGACTGAACAAATCTTATAAACTTATATTGGACCAATATAAGTTGACATGTGTTACTGCAACAAGATACCCTACAAGTAAGTTCTATATTATTCTCATTTAACAGTTGAGTGATGCAACACCTATTTTTTCAGTTCTGAAGGATAACTTGTATTTTGCTTAACTGGTAGTAGTACAGGGAGCATTGTTGCTTACATTTGCATTAGAATTACAAAAACGAAACAGCTGATTTTGATACGTACTGCCAGTACAAAAAGGGGCCGCAGAATGCGTTGCAGGTGTTGTGATGCAATGTCTTAAAAAAACAGTCAAGTGATGCATTTTAGATAGGTATATTTAACTATGATTGTGTAACATAGATTAGACATAGGAGTCATCCAGATTATTTCAGTGAACTGCTGACTTGACCCTTCCATCAATAAGAGCACACTGATAAACTTGAAAATAGACAAGTTCGAGTAGCTGAGATGCTAATCCAGAAGTATAGGACTTTAGGTCATATTTAGTCAAAATACCAACACAAAGAATTAACCCCTTGGAAAGAACATTAAAATCAAAAGTTACCATTTCAGATCAACACAATCTCCATGCCACATGCTCTGGCTTTACAAGAAATCCAACATCCTACTTCATTTAAAGGCAGTAATCCTAAAAACTAAGCCAACCAAAGACAACACAAGAATCCATTTTATTTGGGAGGCAGGGAGCTCTGGACAACTGCTCATGTAGGCAGGGGCAACAGTGTAGTTCAAACAAATGGGTGTTCAAGTAGATTATGTAGCAAGTGCAGACCCCATAAGGCATTCAGAATAGGTGGAATCCAAATTGAGGGACCACTTACTATTCAACTTGACTTCCATCAGAAATTGAGTgataaataaatgacatatgAAGTTGCAACTGACAGGATACTGGAACTTAAATGAAATTTGACGAGTAAGGAGATAACCTGAGCTTTAGCACAATGTTTAGTGAAGTGACAAGGGCCAGAACAATATTATTGGTCAGGGTGGAAACTGCTTTAATCCCTGTTCCCAGCACTTTGCTCCTAATCCTAGATATCAGACAAAGACGTCTAGCCCCAAAAGAATGGTCAAACAAAGATCTACTTTGTTTTGGTTAGTAAACAATTTGATGCCTCTTCTTTTTGGGTTGGGGTAGAGAAGGGGAGGTTGTACTTCAAAGAAAGATCAAGATTGATAGAGACAAGGTTGTATGCcttatcattttcttttgcaacgcatattttaaaatatgttagcCTTTACCCCAAATACAGAACCACCAACCCTACCGGTCACGTACTATCGAAAAtttcttgaccttttttttatgattttgtaGCTCATCTAGCATCTAGGGTGGCAAGTTGCACTATGAACTGCTAAAATCTTGatacaccttttaagcaccccCGTACccagacaaaaagaaaaagaaaaaggaaacaaaaggaaaaaaaaattgccccATGTAACAAATAAAACAGTACCACTCATGCATTCTGAAACtgtctaaaacataaatatcCATGGAACCAAAAGTTCGAGGGATGCAACTCTAATCCTCAGCTCTCGAAAAAGAGAAGTAGGAAGAAGACACAAGGAGAGGGGTTTCTCTCGAGCACTAGATGATATAGTAGAATATAGAagcatcatatatatatatatatatataaatatatatatatataaatatatattggcATACTAAAATAAAGGTTCTGCAGAGGATAGCATCATTGTTAATTACCCAAAAGGTGGAAAGACTGGAGCACCAGGCACGAACGCACGTCGAGGGCGGTATCCTGCATAAGGATTAAATCGCCTTCCTCGAAATTGCTTCATACCAGGAACATTTGTCCGCTTGGCAGATACCTATACATGACAAAAAAAACATAGTGGTTAAAGGTCTAGAAGGTGAAACAGAGTTGATAAATCATTAAGATGATTGTTATGGACCTTCAACTGCCGCCCATGAAGCTCTGATTCGTTTAATAGAAGTGCATTTTGAACAGCCTCCATTTCAACGAATTCGACATAGGCATAACCTTTCGGCTGGCCAAACTTGTCGGTCAGGATAGTTACCCTGTTAACAGTGCCACACGACTGGAAATGCTGCTGCACTTCCTCAGGTGTGCAAGCATAATCTACCTGAAGTTGAAatgcaacaaaaaataaaaaatcaaatgacATTATTCTAAGCATTTTCACAAGAGATGGGGGTTCagcatattttaatttttggggGGTGGCCTCATGTCAGATATCCGGTCCCAAAAGCTTGAGTCACATAAGGAGTATTAAGAATATAGCATTGCAAATATCAAACCACATTCAAAGACTAACGATGAGGGGCGCCTTAGATGTTTCTAACTAAcacgatttttattttttttgagaaagttaacatTTTATAGACAACAATACACCAATGGTGTATTTCAGTAGTAACTACATGAGGAGTATACAGTAAGCAAAACCAAAAGATCTATCATTTATACCCCTCCTAAACTATCTAAAAAGTGAGTAATAGCCTCCATCTCTTTGGGGAGGACATGATTACACCAAAATTAAAGGGTTATAAGacaattcaacttcaaactCTGGAAAGGGATGCTCTTGTTTTCGAAGCATCTCTGgttcctttccttccaaattgtccaccagatgcaagtagggacaatcttccatctctccttGTGACCTGATGATTCCCTTCTCTATTATAGCATGCTAGAAAATCTGAGGTGTGTCTTGGCATGGACCAGCTGATTCCCCTCAAATACAAAAAGACCTGCCACAATTTCTCTGTCACTCTGCAATGGAGGAAGAGATGGTTTGTTGTCTCTGTTTCTATTTCACAAAAAAAGCACCTGGAGCATAACTGTCTTCCCCTTTTCATTAGATTGTCCTGAGTTAGTACTGCTTCCCTAGCTACCAACCAGGTGAAACAAGCCACTTTGTGAGGTACATTAATTTTCCATATCATCTTCCAAGGCCATGGTAACAACATTTCAGCTGGCCTGTCAAAATGTCTATAAGTTGATTTTATTGTGAACTTCCCATTGTTGGCCCTCAACCATTGTAAAATGTCCTCCTTTGCGTCAAGGTTACTTGCCTGCTCCAAAGACTTGTAAAAATCTGCTAATTTGTCTATTTCCTAGCCATTCAACTTTCTCCTAAAAGATAGGTTGCATCTTTGGTTGTCTTTGACTTCTGCTACTGTTGCTTCCTTCTGTTGGTTCAGATTATAAATCTCAGGATGCAACTGTTTCAGAGAGTGTTGTCCAACCCACACATCATTCCAGAAGAATGTCGTCCTTCCACTTCCTAtatcaatttttgaatttctcCATATTTTAGGCCACAAATTCCTGAGTACTCCATAAACCAACCCCATAAGGGCTTCTAATTTCGAAAGTGGAACATCCAGACCGAGCAAACTAAAGTGTTGCCTTCCTGTCATGCATTTCTAGACAAACTTATCCTAAGTATTCATACTTCTGCACACAACAAATTGCAGCTAAGGCTAAAAGAGCAAAACTGAGAAAGTAAAACagaaaacaaaagtaaaagaaCAAGTAGAAGAGCAACAAACCAATTTTCTGTGTccataatgaaaaaaaaaatctcatagtAAAGCAATTAGATAACTGCTGCGCAAAATAAGTTTGTTCTACAAAGCCGAAAAATATTATTGCTTTCTAGGTGAGTTCCTGTTAAAATTGCATCTTACACTGTTAAAGAACAActaatatttctattatatagaaatgCCATCAAAAGAACGACCAAGGGAAAATCCGTAATTTTGCTGAAAGACAAGAAATAAATAGCTTTTGCTCAACATTTCCAGAAGATTCCATTGTTTCATCTCTTTGTTACAACAACAGAGAATTCCCAGAAGACTCCTCGCAAGTGTTCAGAATTTCCTTTCATCCAAACTTAAATTCAAAGCCTGCTCATTGACTTCATCTTCACATCTGGGTGTACATTCTTAAGTCAGCTTTTGTCCTAAtcttttccaaaaaattttttgacaaaggtttgagtattattttttccaatttcaTAACTAAATTCATAGCTGCTGTGGTTATGTTCTACCTAACTCTCTTCCATGTTCTTCCACGATCACTCAAAGCTCataacttctcttttattttttcatccagTACTGCAAAATCAAATTAGTTTTTTCTCTCGATATTTTCCTAATCTTCTTCTGGTTGTGTTCAGAATTTCCAATTTTATGGGTTAAATTGATGTCTGCTACTGTTATTGTTCTGCCTTAACTCTCTCTTTGATGTTCTgcctcattttatttatattttgaaattgataaGATTGTATTCTTCAACATTAAGGACATGCTGGCCACCAAATCTACAATCTGATCTGTGTCTACTATACACaactgtttacaccaaaaaaaagtaaagatacTATACAATTTCATTTGACCTTGTGTATGGAATTAGATCTATCTTCGAAACATCTACCATTCCTTTCCTTTCAAACTGACCAACATATACATGATGGTATTAACTTCCACCATCTCCTCGGACTCTTGCTGCCTCCTCTCATTACCCAGCTCTTCAACAGCTTTGATGCGTATGTTCTGGCATTGTCCAATTCAGATTTGAAATGCTAAGGAACAAATTCCAGATTTGAGCAGCGAAATTACAACGCAAGAATAAGCGGCTGGTAGTTTCACCTGTCAAATTGCATAAAAAACACCTAGGGACCAGCTGTCTACCCTTCTGAAATACTTCCTATGTTGAACAAGCTCTCTTTATCACTAGCCAAGTGGAACATTACACTTTTGTAGGGATATCCCCCTTCCAGCAATAGTTCCAGAGGTGTTTTGGTCTCCCAGCCATCACCTGGAGGCCTATTCTGTAGGCACTATTGACTGAGAAAAAGTCATCTTTGTTGTGCTTCGACAACATCCTGTCTGTGGCATTTGTGTTTATGATCACTCCACATAGCATCCCTAATAACTCTGCCACCCTTTCCACCTCCAATCATTGAGAAGTCCTCTAAAAACTAAATCCCAACCCTGTTCAGTCCAGCAATCACCTACATTAGCATCAGGATTTTCACAAATTTGGAAGAGATCCCTAAGAGGTGATTAATCTATCCAAACATCCTTCCAAAATATTGTTTCAGTGCCACTTCCCACCTTGATATATAAATTTGCCTCCATTTGTGGCCACAAGAGTCTAATTGATCTCCATGCTCCCACACCATAAGGTTTTGTTGTGTTCTCTGTACACCAAGGGTTAACTCACCATATTTAGCTATAATTACCTCTTTCCAGATGGCATTTCTCTCCTCAGTGTACCTCCACAATCACTTCTTCAATAGGCTCTCATTTTGtagtatcaaaattttaaatccC
Protein-coding regions in this window:
- the LOC125857728 gene encoding polyadenylate-binding protein 1 isoform X1 produces the protein MEHQDNEYDDEHEHEVYGGEIPDEEGEMDAEYDTSAAAESEDDPNAKELENMKKRLKEIEDEAGALREMQAKVEKEMGSAQDPTASASQAEKEEVDARSIYVGNVDYACTPEEVQQHFQSCGTVNRVTILTDKFGQPKGYAYVEFVEMEAVQNALLLNESELHGRQLKVSAKRTNVPGMKQFRGRRFNPYAGYRPRRAFVPGAPVFPPFGRVPRFRRPIRYRPY